CGCAGCGCCAGCCGCACGGCGTCCACGGGCGCTCGCGCACCTTCGACCCCTCGGCCCACGTGTGGGGCGACGGCGCCTGGACCGGCCGGCAGCTCGCCGGGTCGGTCGTCTACGAGCTGCACGTCGGCACCTTCACGCCCGAGGGCACCCTCGACGCCGCGGTCGACCGGCTCGACCACCTCGTCGAGCTCGGCGTCGACCTCGTCGAGGTGATGCCGGTCAACGCCTTCAACGGCGAGCACGGCTGGGGCTACGACGGCACGGCGTGGTTCGCGGTCCACGAGCCCTACGGCGGCCCGGCGGCGTACCAGCGCTTCGTCGACGCCTGCCACCAGCGCGGGCTCGGCGTCGTCCAGGACGTCGTCTACAACCACCTCGGACCCTCGGGCAACTACCTGCCGGTGTTCGGGCCCTACCTCTCCTCGGAGGGTTCGAACCCGTGGGGCGACCACGTGAACCTCGACGGCGAGGGCTCGGCCGAGGTCCGCGCCTACGTCCTCGACAACGTGGCGATGTGGTTCACCGACTTCCACGTCGACGGGCTGCGGCTCGACGCCGTCCACGCGCTCGTCGACTCCTCGCCGACGCACCTGCTGGAGGAGATGGGCCAGCGGGTCGCGGCGCTGTCGGCGCACCAGCGTCGTCCGCTGACGCTGATCGCGGAGTGGGACGGCAACGACACCGCGATGGTCACCCCGCGCGAGGCCGGCGGCACCGGGCTCGACGCGCAGTGGAGCGACGACTTCCACCACGCCGTGCACGTCGCGCTGACCGGGGAGACGCAGGGCTACTACGGCGACTTCGCGCCGCTGTCGGCCCTGGCCAAGGTCTGCGAGAAGGGCTTCTTCCACGACGGGACGTTCTCGACCTTCCGCGGCGCCGACCACGGCGCGCCGGTGGACGTCGCCCGGATGCCCGCCTGGCGGCTGGTGGTCTGCAACCAGAACCACGACCAGGTCGGCAACCGCGCCCGGGGCGACCGGCTCACCGAGACGCTCGACGACGACCAGCTCGCCGCGGCGGCGCTGCTCACCCTGGCCGGCCCCTTCACGCCGATGCTGTTCCAGGGCGAGGAGTGGGCCGCGTCGACACCGTTCGCGTTCTTCACCTCCCACCCGGAGACCGACCTCGGGCACGCGGTCAGCGAGGGCCGCAAGCGCGAGTTCGAGAAGATGGCGTGGGACACCGACACCATCCCCGACCCGCAGGACCCGGCGACCTTCACCGCCTCGAAGCTGGACTGGAGCGAGGTCGGCTCCGGCCGTCACGCGGTCCTGCTCGAGTCCTACCGGGCGCTGACCCGGCTGCGGCGCACCCTGCCGGAGCTGACGGAGCCGGACCTCACCCGGACCTCGGTCTCCTTCGACGAGGACGCGCGGTGGTTCCTGCTGCACCGCGACGGCTCGGGCCGGGGCGACCGGAGCGGGGTGCTGGTCGCGGTCAACTTCAGCGACGTCGAGGTCACCGTGTCGCTGGGCGGCGAGACCGACGGGCCGGGCGTGGGCGGTGACGGTCGGACCTGGACCGCGCTGTGGCAGTCACCGTCCGGGGTCGTGGTGCACGGCGACACGGTCGTGCTGCCGCCCCACGCGAGCTGCCTGCTGCACTGACGCCGGCCCGGGCCGCGGTCGGCGGCTCAGTTCCAGCCGAGCGGGGCCGCCGCGCCCTCGTTGTCGTCGTGCTTCTGGCACCGTCGGCAGACGAGGTAGGCCTGGCCGGAGTCGTTCACCCGCTTGACCCACTTGTGCCAGCCGACGAGGCACCTGATGTCCCTGGTCATCCCCCCACTCTCGGCCCGGTGCAGTGACGCCGCCAGGGTCGGTCGCCCGGGGGACAGACCGGCCAAGGTCCCGTCGTAGGTCCGAGCGGCGTGCGCCGGTGGTGGTCAGGTCGGCTCGATGACTCCCTCGATATGTAGTAGTCCTGCTACGTTCTGTCCATGGGCTTGGACGACCTCGTGATCGACGTGGCGGACCTGCGCATGCGCTATGGCGACGTGGACGTGCTGGACGGCGTGACCTTCTCGGCCCACCGCGGCGAGGTCCTTGCGCTGCTCGGACCCAACGGGGCGGGCAAGAGCACGACGATCGAGATCCTCGAGGGCTTCCGGGTCCGATCGGCGGGCGAGGTGTCCGTGCTGGGCACCGATCCCGCTCGCGGTGACGAAGCCTGGCGCGCCCGGCTCGGCGTGGTGCTGCAGTCGTGGCGTGACCACGGCCGGTGGCGCGTGCGGCAGCTGCTCCAGCACCTCGCCGCCTACTACCGCCCCTACTCGACGCCCGAGCGCGAGCGCCCGATGGACGTCGACGAGCTCCTCGAGCTGGTCGGCCTCACCGAGCACGGCCGCTCGAAGGTCGGCTCCCTCTCCGGCGGTCAGCGGAGACGTCTCGACGTCGCGATCGGCATCGTCGGCCGACCCGACGTGCTCTTCCTCGACGAGCCCACCACCGGGTTCGACCCCCAGGCGCGCCGGGACTTCCACGACGTGGTCCACCGGCTCGCCGACCTCGAGGGCACGACCATCCTGCTCACCACGCACGACCTCGACGAGGCCGAGAAGCTGGCCGACCGCATCCTGGTCCTGGCCGGCGGCCGCATCGTCGCGGACGGCAGCGCCGCCCAGCTCGCCCGTCAGGTGGCGGGCCGCACGGAGGTCCGGTGGAGCCGCAACGGCGAGCACTTCGTCCACGCGGCCGAGGGGGCCACGCAGTTCGTCCGTGAGCTCTTCGCCCAGTACGGCGACGAGGTCGCGGACCTCGAGGTCAGGCGGGCGACCCTGGAGGACAGCTACATGGCGTTGGTGCGTCGGTTCGAGTCCGGCGAGCGCGGCGGACCCGGCGGGCCCGCCGGGCCTGGCGGGTCCGCCGTGTCCGGCTCGACCGGTGAGGGCCTGGCGGTGGTCCCGTGAGCGCGTTGACCGAGCGGCCCACCGTGCTGGCGGCGCGCCTGGGGGTGCGACGCGGTGTGCTCGAGATGAGGCAGAGCCTCTCGACGCGCGCCGACCAGGTCTGGCTCGTGACGATCAACGCCGCCTTCGTGCTGGTGCTCGTCTTCCAGCGGGACTCAGAGCTGTCCGGGACCGGGTTCTCCCTGGCCCTGGCGACCCTGCCCGGCCTGATCGGCATGAACGTCGCGATGGGCGGGTGGATGGGCACGGCCCAGACGCTCGCCGTCGAGCGCGAGGACGGCACCCTGCTGCGGGCCAAGTCGACCCCCAACGGGATGGTGGGCTACCTCGTCGCCCGCATCACGCTGGCGATCCTCAGCACGCTGCTCGGCCTCGTGGTGTTCCTCGCTGCGGGCGTGTTCCTGCTGCCCGGGCTGCGCGACGTGCCGGCCACCGGCTGGCTCATGCTCGGCGCGGTCTTCCTCGTCGGGATGATGGCCACCATGCCCTGGGGTGCGGTCGTCGGCGCGTCGGTGAAGTCCTCCGGCGCGGGGTTCGGTCTCAGCTTCCTGCCGATGGTGGTGCTGATCGGCATCTCGGGGATCTTCTACCCGATCACGGGCCTGCCCGACTGGATCCACCCCGTCGCGCTGGTCTTCCCGGTCTACTGGCTCGGCGCCGGGATGCGCGACGCGCTGCTGCCCGAGGCGGCCGGTGCCGCCGAGCTCGGGGGCGCGTTCCACACCTGGGAGACGTTCGCCGTCCTGGGCCTGTGGGCGGTCATCGGGCTCGCGGTCGCGCCGCGCGTGCTGCGGGCGATGGCGCGTCGCGAGTCGGGGTCCGCGGTGGAGAGCCGCAAGCAGGCCGCTCTCCAGGCGTGGAGCTGACCGGTGGCGCCGAGCAACGAGGTGGTGCACAACCGCATCGCCATGCTGCGGGCGGAGCGGGGCATCTCGCGCCGCGACCTGGCCGACGCCCTGGAGGTCCACTACCAGACCATCGGCTACCTCGAGCGCGGTGAGTACAGCCCGAGCCTCCACCTGGCCCTCAAGATCGCGCAGTTCTTCGACGTGCCCACCGAGGTCGTCTTCTCGCTGGCGCCCTTCCCCCGGCTGGGGCACCGGACCGCCTGACGTCGTACGACGCCGTACGACACCGCCGGCCCTGCCGGCCCTGCCGGCCCTGCCGGCCCTGCCCGTTCGGTGTCAGGGGGGCGACGCGCGACCTACCGTGGACGGATGTACCTCGAGAACCTGGTGGTCGACGCCTTCGACCCGCAGCGGCTGGGACGGTTCTGGCAGGAAGCGCTCGGCAGCGAGACGCTCACCGACGACCCGGGCATCTTCGAGACGCGGCTCGCCGTCGCGGACGGCCCGGTCCTGGACCTCTGCTTCCAGCGGGTGTCCGAGCCGCCCGTTGACCCACCGCGCCTGGTCCCGGCCGTCGCGGGCGGCGAGCGGCGCGACGCCGAGGTGGAGCGGCTGCTCGCGCTGGGCGCGCGCCGTCGCGCCGACGGAGCCTCCGAGGACGTGCTCACCGACCCGGAGGGCAACCCCTTCCGCCTGGCCGAGGAGGCGGCGTCGTACGCCGGCACCGGACCGCTCGCGGCTGTCACCCTCGACTCCGCCGACACCGACCGGGACGTCGCCTTCTGGGCGTGGTTGACCGGCTGGACGGAGGTCCCGGCGCTCGGCCCGGGCACGCGGACGCTGCGTCACCCCTCGGGACGCGGGCCCGCGCTCGAGCTCCGGCCTGAGCGGAACCCCCAGGGTGCGAGCAAGAACCGGATGCACCTCGACGTACGCCTGGAGGCCGGCGAGGTGCAGGACGACGCCGCCGACGGCATCGCCGCGCGGGGCGGCGACGTGCTCCGCGTCGACTGGGGCGAGCTGCCGTGGCGGCCCTACACCGACCCGTCGGGCAACGAGTTCTGCGTGCTGCCGGTGTCGTCCGGGGCCTGACCTAGCGGCCGAACAGGACCGAGAGACCCGTCCCGACACCGGTGATCACGAGCGCTGCGACGAGCACGAGGGCGACGACCTTGGTGTTCATCATGGCTGCAGCGTACGGCGACGGGGTCGGCGCACCTGCCAGGTGCCTGTCCGGCCCGACGCCGATGCGACGGGGCGACGGGGCGACGGTTCAGGCGGCCGACCGCAGCCGCAGCGTGAGCGACCGTCCGCGCTCCTGCGCCGCCTGGTGGGACTCGGCGAGCAGGGAGTGCGCCGCCTCGCGGAGGTGGGCCATCTGGGGCGTCACCTCGGCGAGGGTCAGCTCGGTCTCGATCACCTCGAGGTCGAGGCCCCAGACGTCCGCGAGCACGCGGCGCATCCATCCCGTGGCGTGGTCCCAGCCCTCCCGTGGGGTGCCGGCGCCGTAGCCGCCACCTCGCGCGGTCACCAGGAAGGCCGGTCGCCCGGTGAGGGTCGTCGCTCCGGGTCCGAGGCGCGGGTCAGTGCTGACGACGTCGTACCAGGTCTTGAAGTGCTGGGAGACGCCGAAGTTGTACAGCGGCACGGCGAGGATCAGGGCGTCGGCGTCGACGACCTCGTCGGCCAGCCCGGCGGCCACGGCCACGGCGGCGCGCTGCTCGTCGGTGCGGGCCTCCTCGGGGGTGAAGCCGGCGAAGGCGGCCTCGCCCCACACGGAGCCGTCCAGGGGGCGGGCGCCCACGTCACGGCGTACGACGTCGGTCGGGTGGAGGTCGTCCAGCACCGCGGCCTCGAGGGTGTCGGCGACGGCGCGGGTGACCGAGCCCTGCTGACGGATGCTGGCGTCCAGGCGGAAGATCGTGCGGCTCATGGGGGTGCTCCTCGGGTGGGGGTGAGGGCAATAGTCTTGCACACAGATGATCTGAACAAAAGATGATCAGGAAGAACGATGATCGCCACGGCCGCGTGCGTCGTAGACTCAGGGCATGACGGACCAGGGCGAGCGACCAGCCCCGGTGACCGAGCTCGACTTCGGGCAGGCCCTGGGGACGCTGTTCCGGCGCTTCTCCACCAGCGCCGGCGCGGCCGTCGAGGACCTCCCGGGCGGTCCTCGCGGCTTCCAGGTGATGGCCGTCGCGGCCGGCACCTCCTGCGCCAACCAGGCGCGGATCGCCGAGCGGCTCGGGCTCGACCGCACCGTGATGACCTACCTGATCGACGACCTCGAGAAGGCCGGCCTCGTCGAGCGGCGACCCGATCCCGCCGACCGTCGGGCGCGCCAGGTGCTGCTCACCGAGCGTGGCCGGTCGACCTACGTCGAGGCGACGCACCGGATCGAGCACGTCGAGCGCGGCGTCCTCGCCGGCCTGTCGGACGCCGACGCCCTGCTGTTCCGCGAGCTTCTCCTGAGGGTCGCGGAGGGTGCCGGGGACGTGCGGTCCGACGGCGTCGTCAACGCCTGCGACGTGGCGGAGACGCTGGCGCCCGGCCGCTCGGTCGACGCCCCGACGGGGGTCCGCGGGTGAGTTGAGTAGCGCTACTCAGGCGCTCACGCACGGCAGCAGCGAGGCTTGATCCATCGAGAGGACGCCGGGACCGACCCGGCGCCGACCAGGAGGATCACCGCCGTGAGCAGCAACCAGCCCCGCACCACCCGGACCACCTCGGCCTTCTTCGCGCAGGCAGCGATCTCGTTCGGCGTCGCCCTGCTGGGCCTGGTGATGGCCGCCCTCTACATGCCGGGTGATGCCTGGATGCGCGGCTTCATCGCCATGACGACGCTGTTCCTGGTCTCCTCCTCCTTCACCCTCGCCAAGGTGATCCGTGACAACCAGGAGGACTCGGCGATCTACAGCCGCCTCGACCAGGCCCGCGTCGAGCGCATCCTCGCCGAGCACGACCCCTTCCGCGAGGTCGCCTGAGCCGGGGCGGCAGACACCGTGCCCGGTCCCCGCACCAGGTCGGCTCAGCCCGACCGGCGTACGACGAGCCGGTCGGGCGCGACCGAGACCACCTGCATCACCCGGGGCACCCCCTGGGCGGCACCCTCGCTCAGCGTGACGGTGTCACCCTCGACGCTCCAGTCGCCGGCGGCCTCCTCGGGGATGTCGGCGGCACCGAGGCCGGTCTCGGCGAAGCTCCCGTCCGGGCGCAGCTCGAACGCGACCCGCCCGCGCGCCGGCGGCAGCGGGGTGCCGACCGGGCGGAACACCATCTCGTGCTCGGTGTCCTCCTCCCGGACGTGCACCCAGCGGCCGCACACCTCCTCCGGCGTCATGCGCTCACGCGAGGAACGACTTGCGCGGTCCGGCGAGGCAGGCGTTCATCCGCGAGACCTGACCGGCGGTGAACATGAACATCGCGGCGTCGTCGACGTAGTCCATGTAGTTCATGAACATGTCGCCGTACGGCGCGTTGTTGCAGGTCACGACCGGGAAGGTCGGCTTGCCGGTGTTGGGGCCCTCGCAGTTGGGGGTGTCCGGCACCCGGTCGCCGCCGCTGCAGTCCAGGGTGTCGCCCCAGATGTGACGCAGGTTCAGCCAGTGCCCGACCTCGTGGGTCAGCGTGCGCCCCTGGTCGAAGGGCGCGGAGGCGCTGCCCTCGGTGCCGAAGGCGGTGTTCAGGATGACCACCCCGTCGGTCGCCTTCGGCCCTCCCGGGAACTGGGCGTAGCCGAGCAGGCCGCCGCCGAGCGTGCAGACCCAGATGTTGAGGTAGCGGTCCGTCGGCCACGCCGCGGATCCTCCCGACGCGACCCGCTTGACGGCGTCGCCGGCGCCGAACGAGGCGCGGTCGGTGGCGACCCGCACGATCCCGTCGGTGCGCTTGCCATCGGGGTCGGTGGTGGCCAGCCTGAAACGGATCTTGGCGTCCGCGACCAGGCCCTTCCAGGGGTCGGGCACCTTCGTGACGTCGGGGTTCTTGGCGCGGAAGTCGGCGTTGAGCGCGTCGATCTGGCTCCTCACCTGCGCCTTGGTGATGTTCTCCGCGGGCTTCTTGTGCACCACGTGCACCACGGTCGGGATGGTGACCACGGTGCTCGCCACGCGTGCGGCCTCGCCGCTGGTGACCGCCCGAGCGGTGAACACCTCGGCCCGTTGCTGGTTGGCACGGAAGGAGGGCTGCTCCTCCAGCAGCCGCTCGTACTCCTGCATCGCGGCACACTGTCGACGTCTCGGGGGCATGGCCCCTCCTCTCGGACACCAGGACGACCCGCGACGCCCGGTCGAGCGGCCGGATCCTGGCTCCGACCCTGCTCGCGGGCCCGTCGGCCTGTCAAGGGACCCTCGGACCTCGCGTCCGCCGTACGCTCGGAGACCTCATGAGCACCTGGACCACCGCGGCGGCCGTCGACGTCAAGAGCCAGCTGTTCCGTGCGCTCGCCGTGCTGCGGTCCATCGTCCTGCTCAACGCGGCCGGACTGACTTTCTATCGCTTCGACAATTTTCGGTCACCCGGGCTGGCGCTGGCCTGCCTCGCCGTGATGGTGGTGTGGACGGCCGTCGCGCTCTGGGCGTACGCCGAGCCGCGGCGACGGGAGCTCCCGCTGCTCGTGACCGACCTCGTCGTGGCGCTGTCCCTCCTGGCCGTGACACCCGTGGTCAAGGGCGACGACTTCAACGCCAGCGTCCCGGGCTTCTGGGTGATGGGGGCGCTCTTCGCCTGGGCGATCCACTACCGCCGCACCGGAGGGCTGATCGCCGGGGTGCTGCTGGCCGGGATCGACCTGGCCGTGCGGCCCGACGTCGAGCAGGCCAACTACGGCAACGCCTTCCTGCTCGTGCTCGGCGGCCTCGTCGTGGGCCACATGTGCGAGGCCCTCCAGCGCATGGCGGTGCAGCGCGAGCAGGCGGAGCGCAGCGCCGCGGCCGCCACCGAGCGCGCGCGGCTCAACCGGGTCGTGCACGACGGGACCCTGCAGGTGCTGGCGCTCGTGAAGCGACGCGGCCCCGACCTGGGCCGCGACGGGGCGGAGCTGGCACGGCTGGCGGGCGAGCAGGAGCGGGCACTGCGGGCGCTGCTGCGCGCCGACGCCTCCCCGACGACCGCCGGCGGTGTGGTGGACCTGGCGGCCGAGCTCGGGCGCCTCGAGCGCGACCGTGCGGTCACCGTCGCCACGCCGGCCACCGCGGTCGAGCTGCCGCAGGAGACGGCGCACGAGCTGGTCGCCGTGGTCCGGGCCTGCCTGGACAACGTGGCCCGGCACGTCGGCGAGGACGCCCCTGCCTGGGTGCTGGTGCAGGCGTTCCCCGACCGGGTAAACGTGTCCGTGCGCGACGAGGGCCCCGGCATCGCGCCGGGTCGGCTCCAGGAGGCCGAGGCGCAGGGGCGGCTCGGCGTCAGCGAGTCGATCTGCGGGCGAATGTCCGACCTCGGCGGCACCGCCACCCTCACGACCGGGTCGTGGGGCACCGAGTGGGAGCTGGTCGTGCCCCGGGCCGTCTAGTCTCGACGCCATGAGCGAGACCCCCGTCCGGGTGATGGTCGTCGACGACCACCCGTTGTGGCGCGAGGCCGTCGAGCGCGACCTCGCTGCCGCCGGCTTCGTCGTGGTCGCTACCGCCGCCGACGGCACGCAGGCGCTCGCGCGCTTCGCCGCAGCCCGCCCGCAGGTGGTGGTGCTCGACCTCCAGATCCCCGCCCCCGACGGGGTGGCGGTCACCGCGCAGATCGTGGCGCAGGACCCCGAGGCGCGGGTGCTCGTGCTCTCGGCGTCGGGCGAGCACAGCGACGTGCTCGGGGCGGTCAAGGCCGGTGCCGTCGGCTACCTCGTGAAGTCGGCGAGCCGGGAAGAGCTCGTCGACGGCGTACGTCGTGCCGCCGCCGGTGAGCCGGTCTTCACCCCCGGGCTGGCGGGGCTGGTGCTCGGGGAGTTCCAACGGCTCTCCGACGAGCCGAGCGACGGCGAGGAGTCGCCGCTGACCGAGCGGGAGACGGAGGTCCTCACCATGGTCGCCAAGGGACTGACCTCGCGCCAGATCGCCGAGCGGCTGGTGCTCTCGCACCGGACCGTGCAGAACCACGTCCAGAACATCCTCGGCAAGCTGCAGATGAACAACCGCGTCGAGCTGACCCGCTACGCCATCGAGCAGGGGCTCGACGGCTAGCGGCGCCGGTCACACGACGGCGCGGTCGCGGTCGGCCCAGTAGGGCGCGCGCAGGTCCTTCTTGAGGATCTTGCCCGTCGGGTTGCGGGGGAGAGCGGGGACGACGTCGACCGAGCGGGGGCACTTGAACTTCGCGAGCCGCTCGGCGGTGAAGGCGATGATCTCCTCCTCGGTCGCCTCGGTGTCCGGCTTCAGCCCGACCACGGCCTTGACGACCTCGCCCCAGCGGTCGTCGGGGACGCCGATCACGGCGACCTCCGCCACCGCGGGGTGCTCGGAGATGACGCGCTCGACCTCGGGGGAGTAGATGTTCTCGCCGCCCGAGATGATCATGTCCTTGAGCCGGTCCTCGACGTAGACGTAACCGCCCGCGTCGACCTTGCCGATGTCGCCCGTGCGGAACCAGCCGTCCTCCGTGATCACCTTCGCGGTCTCCTCGGGCTTGCCGAGGTAGCCCTTCATCAGCTGCGGGGTCTTGAACCACAGCTCGCCGGGCTGGCCCGTCGGCACCTCCTCGAGGGTCGCCGGGTCGACGACCCTGACCTCGGCGTTGGGCAGCACCGTGCCGGCCGAGAGCAGCCGCTCGGGGTGCTCGGCGTCGTGGTGGGCCTCGGGCAGCAGGTGGGTGATCACGCCGCACATCTCGGTCAGGCCGTAGACCTGCATGAACTTCGTGGTCGGCCAGGCCTCCATCGCCGCCCGCAGCAGCGGGGTCGGCATCGGTGCGGCGCCATAGGTGTAGATCTTCAGCGCGCCGAACAGCTTCACCGCGTCGCCGCCGGAGGCGAGCACCTGCGCGAGGACGGCGGGCACGAGGAACGCGCCGTTGCCGCCGTTCATGATCGCCCAGGCCAGCGACGGGCCGTCGGGGTCACGGGTCATCACGCTGGGCACCCCGTCGAAGATGCTGAACATGATGTAGCTGGTGCCGCCGACGTGGAACAGCGGCATCGCCACGAGGGAGCGGTCGCCCTCCTCGAAGCCCCAGCCCTCGTGGGCGTTGACGGTGTGGGCGATGAGGTTGGCGTGGGTGAGCATGACGCCCTTGGGACGCCCGGTCGTGCCCGAGGAGTACATGACCAGGCAGACGTCCTCGGAGCTGGTCTCCTCGGGCCGGTCCAGCGGCTCGGAGGCGGCGAGCCAGGTCTCGTACTCGTCCCCCTCGGCGCCGTCGGGCGTGACCGTGAGCAGCTTCTCGACGCTGGTCAGGTTGCCGCGGATCGGCTCCACGGTCGCCATCAGCTCGGTGCCGACGAAGAGCACCTTCGCGCCGCAGTCGTTGACGGCGTAGTCGACCTCGTCGCCGGCCGAGCGCCAGTTCACGATCGCGTGGGCGGCGCCGATCGAGGCGGCGGCGAGCGTGATCTCCACGCAGGCCGGGTGATTCTTGTCCAGGAACGCCACGATGTCCCCGCGGCCGACACCGAGGGCGCGCAGACCGCCGGCGGCACGACGTACCCGGTCGTTCCACTGCGCCCAGGTCCACTGGCGCTCGCCGTACATCACGGCGAGGTCGTCGGGCTTGTGCGCGGCCCAGTGGGCGAGGGGCTCGTCGATGGTGGTGGGCACGTGGCCCAGGACCAGCTCGGGTGTGGCGTTCGTCATAGCGGGACCCTTCCACAGCGACCCCGGTGCGGCAACGGGGTCCGTCGGGCCCGCGGGCCGGAACCTCCACACCGGACGTGCAGGTTTGAGGGTGGGGTGTTCGGAGCACGAATTCACCATGACCACTTCGGACACCAAGATCACGGTCGAGAAGACCATCAACGCCTCCTCCGACGCCGTCTTCGACGTCCTGAGCAATCCGCACCGCCACGTCGACCTCGACGGCTCCGGCTTCGTGCGCTCGCTCGAGAAGGGCGACCGCATCACGAAGTCCGGCCAGCAGTTCGTCATGAACATGACCGGCGACCACATGGGTGGGGAGTACCAGGTCGACAACCACGTCACCGGCTTCGACCCCAACCACCTCATCGCGTGGAAGACCGCCCCGCGCGGCACCGAGCCGCCCGGCTGGGAGTGGCTGTGGGAGCTGGAGTCGCAGGGCTCCGACAGCACGCTGGTGCGCCAGACCTACGACTGGAGCGGCGTCACCGACCAGGACCTGCTCACGAAGATCGGCTTCCCGCTCGTCAAGCAGGAGCAGCTCGAGGACACCCTCAACCGCCTCGACCAGGCCGTCACCGGGTCCTGACGCGCCCGTGAGCGCGCCGACGCGGTGGTTGTTCGCCGACCAGCTGGGGCCGCACTTCACCGACGACCACGACGGGCCGTTGCTCGTCGTCGAGTCGAAGGCGGTGTTTCGGCGGCGGACCTTCCACCGGCAGAAGGCCCACCTCGTGCTC
This DNA window, taken from Nocardioides sp. HDW12B, encodes the following:
- a CDS encoding ABC transporter permease, which codes for MSALTERPTVLAARLGVRRGVLEMRQSLSTRADQVWLVTINAAFVLVLVFQRDSELSGTGFSLALATLPGLIGMNVAMGGWMGTAQTLAVEREDGTLLRAKSTPNGMVGYLVARITLAILSTLLGLVVFLAAGVFLLPGLRDVPATGWLMLGAVFLVGMMATMPWGAVVGASVKSSGAGFGLSFLPMVVLIGISGIFYPITGLPDWIHPVALVFPVYWLGAGMRDALLPEAAGAAELGGAFHTWETFAVLGLWAVIGLAVAPRVLRAMARRESGSAVESRKQAALQAWS
- a CDS encoding helix-turn-helix transcriptional regulator, producing the protein MHNRIAMLRAERGISRRDLADALEVHYQTIGYLERGEYSPSLHLALKIAQFFDVPTEVVFSLAPFPRLGHRTA
- a CDS encoding response regulator transcription factor; its protein translation is MSETPVRVMVVDDHPLWREAVERDLAAAGFVVVATAADGTQALARFAAARPQVVVLDLQIPAPDGVAVTAQIVAQDPEARVLVLSASGEHSDVLGAVKAGAVGYLVKSASREELVDGVRRAAAGEPVFTPGLAGLVLGEFQRLSDEPSDGEESPLTERETEVLTMVAKGLTSRQIAERLVLSHRTVQNHVQNILGKLQMNNRVELTRYAIEQGLDG
- a CDS encoding long-chain-fatty-acid--CoA ligase, whose amino-acid sequence is MTNATPELVLGHVPTTIDEPLAHWAAHKPDDLAVMYGERQWTWAQWNDRVRRAAGGLRALGVGRGDIVAFLDKNHPACVEITLAAASIGAAHAIVNWRSAGDEVDYAVNDCGAKVLFVGTELMATVEPIRGNLTSVEKLLTVTPDGAEGDEYETWLAASEPLDRPEETSSEDVCLVMYSSGTTGRPKGVMLTHANLIAHTVNAHEGWGFEEGDRSLVAMPLFHVGGTSYIMFSIFDGVPSVMTRDPDGPSLAWAIMNGGNGAFLVPAVLAQVLASGGDAVKLFGALKIYTYGAAPMPTPLLRAAMEAWPTTKFMQVYGLTEMCGVITHLLPEAHHDAEHPERLLSAGTVLPNAEVRVVDPATLEEVPTGQPGELWFKTPQLMKGYLGKPEETAKVITEDGWFRTGDIGKVDAGGYVYVEDRLKDMIISGGENIYSPEVERVISEHPAVAEVAVIGVPDDRWGEVVKAVVGLKPDTEATEEEIIAFTAERLAKFKCPRSVDVVPALPRNPTGKILKKDLRAPYWADRDRAVV
- a CDS encoding SRPBCC family protein — protein: MTTSDTKITVEKTINASSDAVFDVLSNPHRHVDLDGSGFVRSLEKGDRITKSGQQFVMNMTGDHMGGEYQVDNHVTGFDPNHLIAWKTAPRGTEPPGWEWLWELESQGSDSTLVRQTYDWSGVTDQDLLTKIGFPLVKQEQLEDTLNRLDQAVTGS
- a CDS encoding DUF5931 domain-containing protein, which produces MSTWTTAAAVDVKSQLFRALAVLRSIVLLNAAGLTFYRFDNFRSPGLALACLAVMVVWTAVALWAYAEPRRRELPLLVTDLVVALSLLAVTPVVKGDDFNASVPGFWVMGALFAWAIHYRRTGGLIAGVLLAGIDLAVRPDVEQANYGNAFLLVLGGLVVGHMCEALQRMAVQREQAERSAAAATERARLNRVVHDGTLQVLALVKRRGPDLGRDGAELARLAGEQERALRALLRADASPTTAGGVVDLAAELGRLERDRAVTVATPATAVELPQETAHELVAVVRACLDNVARHVGEDAPAWVLVQAFPDRVNVSVRDEGPGIAPGRLQEAEAQGRLGVSESICGRMSDLGGTATLTTGSWGTEWELVVPRAV
- a CDS encoding YiaA/YiaB family inner membrane protein translates to MSSNQPRTTRTTSAFFAQAAISFGVALLGLVMAALYMPGDAWMRGFIAMTTLFLVSSSFTLAKVIRDNQEDSAIYSRLDQARVERILAEHDPFREVA
- a CDS encoding MarR family transcriptional regulator, which translates into the protein MTDQGERPAPVTELDFGQALGTLFRRFSTSAGAAVEDLPGGPRGFQVMAVAAGTSCANQARIAERLGLDRTVMTYLIDDLEKAGLVERRPDPADRRARQVLLTERGRSTYVEATHRIEHVERGVLAGLSDADALLFRELLLRVAEGAGDVRSDGVVNACDVAETLAPGRSVDAPTGVRG
- a CDS encoding zinc metalloprotease — its product is MQEYERLLEEQPSFRANQQRAEVFTARAVTSGEAARVASTVVTIPTVVHVVHKKPAENITKAQVRSQIDALNADFRAKNPDVTKVPDPWKGLVADAKIRFRLATTDPDGKRTDGIVRVATDRASFGAGDAVKRVASGGSAAWPTDRYLNIWVCTLGGGLLGYAQFPGGPKATDGVVILNTAFGTEGSASAPFDQGRTLTHEVGHWLNLRHIWGDTLDCSGGDRVPDTPNCEGPNTGKPTFPVVTCNNAPYGDMFMNYMDYVDDAAMFMFTAGQVSRMNACLAGPRKSFLA
- a CDS encoding ABC transporter ATP-binding protein codes for the protein MGLDDLVIDVADLRMRYGDVDVLDGVTFSAHRGEVLALLGPNGAGKSTTIEILEGFRVRSAGEVSVLGTDPARGDEAWRARLGVVLQSWRDHGRWRVRQLLQHLAAYYRPYSTPERERPMDVDELLELVGLTEHGRSKVGSLSGGQRRRLDVAIGIVGRPDVLFLDEPTTGFDPQARRDFHDVVHRLADLEGTTILLTTHDLDEAEKLADRILVLAGGRIVADGSAAQLARQVAGRTEVRWSRNGEHFVHAAEGATQFVRELFAQYGDEVADLEVRRATLEDSYMALVRRFESGERGGPGGPAGPGGSAVSGSTGEGLAVVP
- a CDS encoding NAD(P)H-dependent oxidoreductase, with the protein product MSRTIFRLDASIRQQGSVTRAVADTLEAAVLDDLHPTDVVRRDVGARPLDGSVWGEAAFAGFTPEEARTDEQRAAVAVAAGLADEVVDADALILAVPLYNFGVSQHFKTWYDVVSTDPRLGPGATTLTGRPAFLVTARGGGYGAGTPREGWDHATGWMRRVLADVWGLDLEVIETELTLAEVTPQMAHLREAAHSLLAESHQAAQERGRSLTLRLRSAA
- a CDS encoding VOC family protein, with protein sequence MYLENLVVDAFDPQRLGRFWQEALGSETLTDDPGIFETRLAVADGPVLDLCFQRVSEPPVDPPRLVPAVAGGERRDAEVERLLALGARRRADGASEDVLTDPEGNPFRLAEEAASYAGTGPLAAVTLDSADTDRDVAFWAWLTGWTEVPALGPGTRTLRHPSGRGPALELRPERNPQGASKNRMHLDVRLEAGEVQDDAADGIAARGGDVLRVDWGELPWRPYTDPSGNEFCVLPVSSGA